The Streptomyces phaeolivaceus genome has a window encoding:
- a CDS encoding DUF4913 domain-containing protein gives MEQSAQQAQQLDHLASAPEPSGSPFAAFGMPGLGGPLAAALPEPHPILELDGEEREDELDALSDWVDDFFLPVYGSEVTTAAPWCLQWQEHDDVVAWLHALWLAYEQHKDPEAGLSGLFVWHRDFLTHAVAAIRAPGGPLSACMTSPDRPAHRLLPGPPPSVRTETAADRAEAAEPDEPTS, from the coding sequence ATGGAGCAGTCGGCGCAACAGGCGCAGCAACTCGACCACCTCGCGTCCGCCCCGGAGCCGAGCGGATCGCCGTTCGCCGCGTTCGGCATGCCGGGGCTCGGCGGACCGCTTGCCGCCGCTTTGCCGGAGCCCCACCCGATCCTGGAACTCGACGGGGAGGAAAGGGAAGACGAACTCGACGCCTTGTCGGACTGGGTCGACGACTTCTTCCTCCCGGTCTACGGGTCGGAGGTCACCACCGCTGCGCCCTGGTGTCTGCAGTGGCAGGAGCACGACGATGTCGTGGCCTGGCTCCACGCCCTGTGGCTTGCGTACGAGCAGCACAAGGACCCCGAAGCCGGACTCTCCGGCCTGTTCGTGTGGCACCGGGACTTCCTCACCCACGCCGTTGCGGCGATCCGCGCACCGGGCGGGCCGCTGTCGGCCTGCATGACCTCTCCCGACCGGCCCGCGCACCGTCTTCTGCCCGGCCCGCCGCCATCCGTTCGTACGGAGACGGCGGCGGACCGGGCGGAGGCCGCCGAGCCGGACGAGCCGACGTCATGA
- a CDS encoding DNA-methyltransferase — MPFSLHQGDALSVLAGLPDGCVDSVITDPPYNSGGRTAKERTTRSAKQKYTSADSKNDLADFTGENMDQRSYSFWLTQIMTEAHRLTKTGGTALLFTDWRQLPTTTDAIQAAGWLWRGVLAWHKPQARPQRGRFTQNCEFIVWASKGPIDGSRNPVYLPGMYSASQPSGAKRQHITQKPVEVMRELVKISPEGGTVLDFCAGSGSTGVAALLEGRDFIGVEKTEHYASIAADRLTETIRETLTQDDVTLTV; from the coding sequence TTGCCTTTTTCCCTGCACCAGGGCGACGCCCTCAGTGTTCTCGCCGGCCTTCCGGACGGCTGCGTCGACTCCGTCATCACCGATCCGCCGTACAACTCGGGCGGTAGGACTGCGAAGGAGCGCACGACCCGCTCCGCGAAGCAGAAGTACACCTCTGCCGATTCCAAGAACGACCTCGCCGACTTCACCGGCGAGAACATGGACCAGAGGTCTTACTCGTTCTGGCTGACGCAGATCATGACCGAGGCCCACCGCCTCACCAAGACCGGCGGGACCGCGCTGCTGTTCACCGACTGGCGCCAACTGCCGACCACGACGGACGCGATCCAGGCGGCCGGCTGGCTGTGGCGTGGGGTACTGGCCTGGCACAAGCCGCAGGCCAGGCCCCAGCGCGGGAGGTTCACGCAAAACTGCGAGTTCATCGTCTGGGCCAGCAAGGGGCCGATCGACGGCTCCCGCAACCCGGTCTATCTACCGGGCATGTACTCCGCGTCGCAGCCCTCGGGGGCGAAGCGCCAGCACATCACGCAGAAGCCCGTCGAGGTGATGCGCGAGCTGGTCAAGATCAGCCCCGAGGGCGGCACGGTGCTCGACTTCTGTGCCGGCTCCGGCTCCACGGGCGTCGCCGCCCTACTGGAAGGCCGGGACTTCATCGGCGTTGAGAAGACCGAGCACTACGCGTCGATCGCGGCCGACCGGCTCACCGAAACGATCCGCGAGACCCTCACGCAAGACGACGTGACTCTCACCGTCTGA
- a CDS encoding C40 family peptidase — protein sequence MKALAAGIGVVFLSPILIASTGMMLASSADAVQSSGSFSNCLTDLDTDKVAEQVTKILDGASGKNVHIKGLDLPAEQVPNAATIVATGLSLDVPKKGRIVALATAMQESRLRNLNYGDRDSLGLFQQRPSQGWGSAQQIRDPVYASEQFYKHLLKVNGWQQMTITQAAQAVQRSGYPDAYAQWEKLATALQEAIAKTFPGGNDADSKDADQGKQPSTGTSGCAPGQDGSGFGRIPEGSVPKGYAIPRDADPKARKAIEWAMHQLGTLYQWGGSCTNAHGPDPMGRCDCSSLMQQAYAHAGVTLTRTTYTQVNEGKAVPNAQLEPGDLIFSRGTAARPEHVGMYMGEGLVIEAPRTSKPVRITPIKDWTILAARRVL from the coding sequence TTGAAGGCGCTCGCCGCCGGCATCGGCGTCGTCTTCCTCTCCCCGATCCTGATCGCCAGCACCGGCATGATGCTGGCCTCCTCCGCCGACGCCGTGCAGAGCAGCGGCTCCTTCAGCAACTGCCTGACCGACCTCGACACCGACAAGGTCGCCGAACAGGTCACCAAGATCCTCGACGGCGCGTCCGGCAAGAACGTCCACATCAAGGGCCTGGACCTGCCCGCTGAGCAGGTCCCCAACGCGGCGACGATCGTGGCCACCGGCCTCTCGCTCGACGTCCCCAAGAAGGGACGGATCGTCGCGCTCGCCACGGCGATGCAGGAGAGCCGACTGCGCAACCTCAACTACGGGGACCGGGATTCCCTCGGCCTGTTCCAGCAGCGCCCCTCGCAGGGCTGGGGCAGCGCCCAGCAGATCCGCGACCCGGTCTACGCGAGCGAGCAGTTCTACAAGCACTTGCTCAAGGTGAACGGCTGGCAGCAGATGACCATCACCCAGGCCGCCCAAGCCGTGCAGAGATCCGGCTACCCCGACGCGTACGCGCAGTGGGAGAAGCTGGCCACCGCACTGCAGGAAGCCATCGCCAAGACCTTCCCCGGCGGCAACGACGCGGACAGCAAGGACGCAGACCAGGGCAAGCAGCCATCGACCGGCACGAGCGGCTGCGCGCCGGGCCAGGACGGATCCGGCTTCGGCCGCATCCCCGAGGGAAGCGTCCCCAAGGGATACGCGATCCCCAGGGACGCCGATCCGAAGGCACGCAAGGCCATCGAGTGGGCGATGCACCAGCTCGGCACGCTCTACCAGTGGGGCGGCTCCTGCACCAACGCGCACGGCCCCGACCCCATGGGCCGCTGCGACTGCTCCAGCCTGATGCAGCAGGCGTACGCGCATGCCGGCGTCACGCTCACTCGCACCACCTACACGCAGGTCAACGAGGGTAAGGCGGTCCCGAACGCCCAACTTGAGCCCGGTGACCTGATCTTCAGCCGTGGCACCGCCGCCCGGCCCGAGCACGTCGGCATGTACATGGGCGAGGGCCTCGTGATCGAGGCGCCGCGCACATCGAAGCCGGTCCGGATCACCCCGATCAAGGACTGGACGATTCTCGCCGCCCGCCGCGTCCTCTGA
- a CDS encoding DUF6112 family protein, giving the protein MSVSLADRVIQLAYDPGISPKGGGLPGLSVLKNVVNSINLFGIIAVVGALAVSLGVWAWGHHTGGHQAEANGKKGAVVAAGAALGLGAANGIVAFFSALGSQVR; this is encoded by the coding sequence ATGTCCGTCTCTCTCGCAGACCGCGTCATCCAGCTCGCCTATGACCCAGGAATCTCGCCCAAGGGCGGCGGGTTGCCCGGGCTGAGCGTGCTGAAGAACGTCGTCAACTCGATCAACCTGTTCGGGATCATCGCCGTCGTCGGCGCCCTCGCCGTCTCGCTCGGCGTATGGGCCTGGGGTCACCACACCGGTGGTCACCAGGCCGAGGCCAACGGCAAGAAGGGTGCGGTCGTGGCCGCGGGCGCCGCCCTCGGTCTGGGCGCCGCGAACGGCATCGTCGCCTTCTTCTCCGCCCTCGGGTCGCAGGTCCGCTGA
- a CDS encoding SCO6881 family protein: protein MGFCDFPLADKLCAVGDAVDFASDPGKAIGDWMAKSAGELAAAAADLAAEAVNTTTKVDLNAGWFRDNYELLLPLGLVLLVATFCAQLVRAAVRRDGQALTQAFTGTMSGVLFAFCAITLTTVAVEVVDAVSDGLFKAAKLDIASAVRRIVKVNQIASLSGLGWLVTVVTGLGAALGAFLYWCVMMVRKVGILVMVTLAIFASAGGGWEVARRWRKGWIEATATLVVSKLLMTVIFVLGIAAMGKTEAKDGIAALADVMSGIVIMILVLLCPYAVFKFVHWAADGTDGESIHRAGGAGAQIAKAHAEKAARKAAAAAATAGTGGAAAGAGAAPQGPAAAGGGGFPGDVAANPTGGGADGREGSQGGGGTGVSPGGDAVKSGLEKAVQPGPTSVSDDTTGQVGGSPGPGGSGASAASGQGGGWQSAPPTTTPPPQGAPPSLGSQNATSSGSASPPPPTGL, encoded by the coding sequence GTGGGTTTCTGTGACTTTCCCCTGGCAGACAAGCTGTGCGCCGTCGGCGACGCGGTGGATTTCGCCTCGGACCCCGGCAAGGCCATCGGCGACTGGATGGCGAAGTCGGCAGGTGAACTGGCAGCTGCCGCAGCCGATCTGGCGGCCGAGGCGGTCAACACCACCACCAAGGTCGATCTGAACGCCGGCTGGTTCCGCGACAACTACGAGCTGCTCTTGCCGCTGGGCCTGGTTCTGCTGGTGGCGACGTTCTGCGCGCAGCTGGTCCGGGCCGCCGTCAGACGCGACGGACAAGCCCTCACACAGGCATTCACCGGCACCATGTCGGGCGTTCTGTTCGCCTTCTGCGCCATCACCCTGACCACGGTTGCCGTCGAGGTGGTCGACGCCGTCTCCGACGGCCTGTTCAAAGCCGCGAAGCTGGACATCGCGTCGGCGGTGCGCCGCATCGTGAAGGTGAACCAGATCGCCAGCCTGTCCGGCCTGGGCTGGCTCGTTACGGTCGTCACCGGTCTCGGCGCCGCCCTCGGCGCCTTCCTCTACTGGTGCGTGATGATGGTCCGCAAGGTCGGCATCCTCGTCATGGTCACCCTGGCCATCTTCGCTTCCGCCGGTGGCGGGTGGGAGGTCGCACGCCGCTGGCGCAAGGGCTGGATCGAAGCCACCGCCACCCTCGTCGTCTCCAAGCTCCTGATGACCGTGATCTTCGTACTCGGTATCGCTGCCATGGGCAAAACCGAGGCCAAGGACGGCATCGCCGCTCTGGCCGACGTCATGTCCGGCATCGTGATCATGATCCTGGTCCTGCTGTGCCCGTACGCCGTCTTCAAGTTCGTGCACTGGGCGGCCGACGGCACCGACGGCGAGTCCATCCACCGGGCCGGTGGCGCTGGAGCCCAGATCGCCAAGGCCCACGCCGAGAAGGCCGCCCGCAAAGCCGCCGCAGCTGCGGCCACCGCCGGAACCGGTGGCGCTGCAGCCGGAGCAGGCGCCGCACCGCAGGGGCCCGCCGCCGCTGGCGGGGGCGGTTTCCCCGGCGATGTCGCCGCCAACCCGACCGGTGGAGGCGCAGACGGCAGGGAAGGTTCGCAGGGCGGCGGGGGAACGGGCGTCTCGCCCGGTGGCGATGCCGTCAAGTCCGGTCTGGAGAAGGCCGTCCAGCCCGGGCCGACGAGCGTGTCGGACGACACCACCGGCCAGGTGGGCGGCAGCCCGGGGCCGGGCGGATCCGGCGCGAGCGCCGCGTCCGGCCAGGGCGGCGGATGGCAGTCCGCTCCGCCGACCACGACTCCGCCGCCGCAGGGAGCACCCCCCTCCCTCGGCTCACAGAACGCCACGTCCAGCGGGTCGGCATCACCGCCGCCACCGACCGGCCTCTGA
- a CDS encoding SCO6880 family protein, protein MTDLSVAPVTVKFPHRSRRGILLGLSLPQLVLVSCTLALLLMTVISTGLLGAVALAPLWAASGALVAIRRHGRSLIDWAPIVARYAQRRRTGQMLWLARPLTRPRQDGILHLPGTAASLKVVTPGDSANGAAAVYDPHRQTLTAVARVTSRAFALLDAATQNHNVNGWGRALAGIARTGHVATVQVLERTVPDSGDTLVRHWTQHGQPQTPVAGQIYSELVASAGPAAAPHETYLAISLDLKAAKRLISQAGGGLPGAFTVMEQTTASVAQAARNAGLLVTGWLSAREIAAVIRTAYDPQALAALQQWSDTGRAEADPAAAGPVVQVEEYDRLATDTARHATYWVENWPRTEMGAGFLHQIMFTAGVRRSLSLIYVPQQLESALRDVQRKKAAIIADANERARRGQVDSEEDSVEYADVKQRERQLIAGHADVALTGLVTVTADTDALLDAACAQIETAAVTAGVDLRRLNYQQPTAFTLAALPLARTAL, encoded by the coding sequence TTGACTGATCTCTCCGTCGCCCCGGTCACGGTGAAGTTCCCGCACCGGTCCCGCCGCGGCATCCTCCTCGGCCTCTCCTTGCCCCAACTCGTCCTCGTGTCGTGCACGTTGGCGCTGCTGCTGATGACGGTGATCTCCACCGGACTGCTCGGCGCCGTCGCCCTGGCCCCGCTGTGGGCTGCGTCGGGGGCGCTCGTCGCGATCCGCCGGCACGGCCGCTCCCTGATCGACTGGGCGCCGATCGTCGCCCGCTACGCGCAGCGCCGCCGCACCGGCCAGATGCTCTGGCTCGCCCGGCCCCTCACTCGGCCCCGGCAGGACGGCATCCTTCACCTGCCCGGCACCGCCGCCTCGCTCAAGGTCGTCACCCCCGGCGACTCCGCCAACGGGGCTGCCGCCGTTTACGATCCGCACCGCCAGACCCTGACCGCCGTCGCCCGCGTCACATCCCGCGCATTCGCCCTGCTGGACGCCGCGACGCAGAACCACAACGTGAACGGCTGGGGGCGTGCGCTGGCGGGTATCGCCCGCACCGGGCACGTCGCCACCGTGCAGGTCCTGGAGCGCACGGTCCCCGACTCCGGCGACACCCTCGTCCGCCACTGGACTCAGCACGGCCAGCCCCAGACCCCGGTCGCCGGGCAGATCTACTCCGAACTGGTCGCCTCCGCCGGCCCGGCCGCCGCCCCGCACGAGACCTACCTCGCCATCTCCCTCGACCTCAAGGCCGCCAAACGCCTGATCTCGCAGGCCGGTGGAGGGCTGCCGGGCGCGTTCACCGTCATGGAGCAGACCACCGCCTCCGTCGCCCAGGCCGCCCGCAACGCCGGACTACTGGTCACCGGGTGGCTGAGCGCCCGGGAGATCGCCGCCGTGATCCGCACCGCCTACGACCCGCAGGCCCTCGCCGCGCTCCAGCAGTGGTCCGACACCGGCCGCGCCGAGGCAGACCCGGCAGCCGCCGGGCCCGTCGTCCAGGTCGAGGAGTACGACCGGCTCGCCACCGACACCGCCCGCCACGCCACGTACTGGGTGGAAAACTGGCCGCGGACCGAGATGGGGGCCGGGTTTCTGCACCAGATCATGTTCACCGCCGGGGTCCGCCGCAGCCTCTCCCTCATATACGTGCCGCAGCAGCTCGAGTCCGCGCTGCGGGACGTCCAGCGGAAGAAGGCGGCGATCATCGCCGATGCCAACGAGCGCGCCCGCCGCGGCCAGGTCGACAGCGAGGAAGACTCCGTCGAGTACGCCGACGTCAAACAGCGCGAGCGCCAGCTCATCGCCGGGCACGCCGACGTCGCCCTGACCGGCCTGGTCACCGTCACCGCCGACACCGATGCCCTCCTCGACGCGGCCTGCGCGCAGATCGAGACCGCCGCCGTCACCGCCGGCGTCGACCTGCGCCGCCTCAACTACCAGCAGCCGACGGCCTTCACTCTCGCCGCCCTGCCCCTCGCCCGCACCGCTCTGTAA
- a CDS encoding DUF6238 family protein, with product MTQPRTTELDAHPYLRAASAGVRHHTRALARSAPPSPAPVDRVHLDVVHAHLTALHHLLDQLADLARPPHPAAGRHLATARTRLFQAAAGVHDAFHLLPVADQTPTDTDCHPERLPEGPPVLTICQRHLAAGHVVRRKTTPSDLNTPLHGHTTTCSQ from the coding sequence TTGACCCAACCCCGCACCACTGAACTCGACGCGCACCCCTACCTCCGCGCCGCCAGCGCCGGAGTCCGCCATCACACCCGGGCCCTGGCCCGGTCAGCGCCCCCCTCCCCAGCGCCGGTGGATCGCGTGCACCTCGACGTGGTGCACGCCCATCTGACCGCGCTGCACCACCTGCTCGACCAGCTCGCCGACCTCGCCCGGCCCCCGCACCCCGCCGCCGGACGACACCTCGCCACCGCGCGCACCCGGCTGTTCCAAGCCGCCGCCGGCGTGCACGACGCCTTCCATCTCCTGCCCGTCGCGGACCAGACCCCGACGGACACGGACTGCCACCCCGAGCGGCTGCCCGAGGGACCGCCCGTCCTGACCATCTGCCAGCGACACCTGGCCGCAGGCCACGTCGTCCGCCGCAAGACCACCCCGAGCGACCTCAACACCCCGCTGCACGGCCACACCACCACCTGCAGCCAGTAA
- a CDS encoding VirB4 family type IV secretion system protein has product MSHRPARRARRASASPLFTPHGTDRASRRAARRQLAEATAKARVEAAAHTSGADVEERQMPPPLFPPTGRPGPASSRNNKLKLPAHRMTTATASGAYPFLAEGGLGAEGIYIGRDVHAEASFVFDPFALYGKVEGFTNPNVLLAGVIGQGKSALAKSFALRSIAFGYRVYVPCDPKGEWTPVAQALGGTSIALGPGLPGKLNPLDAAPRPPSVSETDWAGEIRKRRLLLLGSLARTVLGRDLLPMEHTGLDVALDAVVTRAAESGRTPLLGDIAATLNNPAELDTAGGIMSGRLGDASRDLAHAMRRLVHGDLAGMFDAPSTVTFDPSSPMLTIDLSRLGGSGDDTALVLAMTCASAWMESALSDPNGGRRWIVYDEAWRLMRHPGLLQRMQSQWKLSRGLGIANLMVIHRLSDLLTAGDAGSRGRALAEGLLADCSTRIIYRQETDQLHGAAALLGLTSVEAEAISHLNRGRGLWKVAGRSFIVQHQLHPHELALFDTDARMHMTISAK; this is encoded by the coding sequence ATGAGCCACCGGCCCGCGCGCCGAGCCCGTCGCGCCTCGGCCTCTCCCTTGTTCACCCCGCACGGCACCGACCGCGCCTCCCGCAGGGCCGCCCGACGGCAGCTCGCCGAGGCCACCGCCAAGGCCCGCGTCGAAGCCGCCGCCCATACCAGCGGCGCCGACGTGGAGGAGCGGCAGATGCCGCCGCCTCTCTTCCCGCCCACCGGGCGGCCCGGCCCCGCGTCCTCCCGCAACAACAAGCTCAAGCTGCCCGCCCACCGCATGACCACCGCCACCGCAAGCGGGGCCTATCCCTTTCTCGCCGAAGGCGGCCTCGGCGCCGAGGGCATCTACATCGGCCGCGACGTCCACGCTGAAGCGAGCTTCGTCTTCGACCCGTTCGCGCTGTACGGCAAGGTCGAGGGCTTCACCAACCCCAACGTGCTGTTGGCCGGCGTGATCGGGCAGGGCAAGAGCGCGTTGGCCAAGAGCTTCGCACTGCGATCGATCGCCTTCGGATACCGGGTCTACGTCCCGTGTGATCCCAAGGGTGAATGGACTCCCGTGGCACAGGCGCTGGGCGGCACCTCGATCGCACTCGGTCCCGGGCTGCCAGGCAAGCTGAATCCCCTGGACGCGGCGCCGCGACCGCCGTCGGTCTCCGAGACGGACTGGGCGGGTGAGATCCGTAAGCGCCGTCTGCTGCTGCTCGGCTCGCTGGCCCGCACCGTGCTCGGGCGAGACCTGCTGCCGATGGAGCACACCGGCCTCGACGTCGCCCTGGACGCCGTCGTCACCCGCGCCGCCGAGAGCGGACGCACCCCGCTGCTCGGCGACATCGCCGCCACCCTCAACAACCCCGCCGAACTCGACACGGCCGGCGGCATCATGTCCGGCCGCCTCGGCGACGCCTCCCGCGACCTGGCCCACGCCATGCGCCGCCTCGTCCACGGCGACCTCGCCGGGATGTTCGACGCCCCGAGTACCGTCACGTTCGACCCCAGCTCGCCGATGCTGACCATCGACCTGTCCCGCCTGGGCGGATCCGGCGACGACACTGCCCTCGTCCTCGCCATGACCTGCGCCTCGGCGTGGATGGAGTCCGCGCTGTCCGACCCGAACGGCGGGAGGCGCTGGATCGTCTACGACGAAGCCTGGCGCCTGATGCGCCACCCCGGCCTCCTACAGCGCATGCAGTCCCAGTGGAAGCTCAGCCGCGGCCTGGGCATCGCCAACCTCATGGTCATCCACCGACTGTCCGACCTGCTCACCGCAGGCGACGCCGGATCCCGCGGACGCGCTCTGGCCGAAGGTCTGCTCGCCGACTGCTCCACCCGCATCATCTACCGGCAGGAGACCGACCAACTCCACGGGGCGGCAGCACTGCTGGGGCTGACCTCGGTGGAGGCCGAAGCGATCTCCCACCTCAACCGCGGGCGCGGACTGTGGAAGGTCGCCGGACGATCTTTCATCGTCCAACATCAACTCCACCCGCACGAGCTGGCGCTCTTCGACACCGACGCCCGCATGCACATGACAATCTCAGCAAAATAG
- a CDS encoding glycosyltransferase: MITVVIASRLREDRLDYLTAMHASLTRQSVPWEAVIALDGASPDRLPDPLAQDSRVRTLALPRPVGAACARNLALAHVRTRYTNWADDDDEFTDDAMSVRLNILESTGVGWCAGWSEDRHPDGSTTLWRCPAPPGRHEAGDVWTYWKSPADTIPIGPTTILAHTDLVRAAPMGGLVQGEDYCAALGVTSLAPGILLPQPVYRYRKHPGQMTRQDAYDVLEPEARRHAWNYGRSLRAALRARDTSAAAGVV, from the coding sequence CTGATCACCGTCGTCATCGCCAGCCGCCTGCGCGAAGACCGGCTCGACTACCTGACCGCCATGCACGCCAGCCTCACCCGGCAGTCCGTGCCGTGGGAGGCCGTGATCGCACTCGACGGTGCATCGCCGGACCGCCTGCCCGACCCGCTCGCGCAGGACTCCCGCGTCCGCACGCTCGCTCTGCCCCGCCCGGTCGGCGCCGCCTGCGCCCGGAACCTGGCCCTCGCCCATGTCCGCACCCGGTACACCAACTGGGCAGACGACGATGACGAGTTCACCGACGACGCCATGTCCGTACGGCTGAACATCCTGGAATCGACCGGGGTCGGCTGGTGTGCGGGATGGAGCGAGGACCGGCACCCCGACGGCTCGACCACCCTGTGGCGATGCCCCGCCCCGCCCGGCCGGCACGAAGCCGGCGACGTGTGGACGTACTGGAAATCACCGGCGGACACCATCCCCATCGGGCCGACCACGATCCTCGCCCACACCGACCTGGTGCGCGCCGCTCCGATGGGCGGGCTCGTCCAGGGCGAGGACTACTGTGCCGCCCTCGGCGTCACCAGCCTCGCCCCCGGGATCCTGCTTCCCCAGCCGGTCTACCGGTACCGCAAACACCCTGGCCAGATGACCCGCCAGGACGCCTATGACGTCCTGGAGCCGGAGGCTCGGCGGCATGCGTGGAACTACGGACGCAGCCTGCGAGCCGCCCTCCGCGCCCGGGACACAAGCGCTGCGGCCGGGGTGGTCTGA
- a CDS encoding AAA family ATPase produces MARLLADRPADTLTIGDMARQLGHSHGAVRNAALTLVRRGEADQGGMGQPEFRANAKTAAAAQTAVISPPGTHAPRAQAATAPTARTTIPAATTPKQTGPIRRAGGQLYHPRELADLPDVEALNRLRDADVPVLLYGPPGTGKTSLVEAAFEDLLTVAGDGDTTVGDLIGEYTQDDAGAYVFQYGPLVTAMTEGRALLIDDATLISPKVLAALYPAMDGRRQIQVKAHKGETIKAEPGFYVVAGHNPGVHGAVLTEALASRFSVQIQIGTDYDLALALRIDARVVRVARHLAHEVELGELGWAPQLRELLSYQKTEAVLGTKAALANLVGIAPVEDRDAVAAAVIKAAGVKKIAPLTLGKQLPASAVRRPPGSTGSAHRGRSR; encoded by the coding sequence GTGGCCCGACTGCTGGCCGACCGGCCGGCGGACACGCTCACCATCGGGGACATGGCCCGGCAGCTGGGCCACTCCCACGGCGCTGTGCGCAACGCCGCCCTCACCCTGGTGCGACGCGGCGAGGCCGACCAAGGCGGAATGGGACAACCGGAGTTCCGCGCGAACGCGAAAACCGCCGCAGCCGCGCAGACCGCTGTGATCAGCCCACCGGGCACCCACGCTCCCCGCGCCCAGGCGGCCACGGCCCCCACGGCCCGCACGACCATTCCCGCCGCAACCACGCCGAAGCAGACCGGCCCGATCCGCCGCGCGGGGGGCCAGCTCTACCACCCCCGGGAGCTGGCCGATCTGCCCGACGTCGAGGCGCTGAATCGCCTGCGCGACGCCGACGTGCCGGTGCTGCTCTACGGCCCTCCAGGCACCGGCAAGACGAGTCTGGTCGAGGCGGCGTTCGAGGACCTGCTCACCGTCGCCGGTGACGGCGACACCACGGTCGGCGACTTGATCGGCGAGTACACACAGGACGACGCGGGAGCCTACGTCTTCCAGTACGGTCCGCTGGTCACCGCGATGACCGAGGGCCGCGCCCTGCTGATCGACGATGCCACCTTGATCTCACCGAAGGTCCTGGCGGCGCTGTATCCCGCGATGGACGGGCGCAGGCAGATCCAGGTCAAGGCCCACAAGGGCGAGACCATCAAGGCCGAGCCGGGCTTCTACGTGGTGGCGGGCCACAATCCCGGCGTCCACGGCGCGGTGTTGACGGAGGCGCTCGCGAGCCGGTTCAGCGTGCAGATCCAGATCGGCACGGACTATGACCTCGCCCTGGCCTTGAGGATCGATGCCCGGGTGGTCCGGGTCGCCCGACACCTCGCCCACGAGGTCGAACTCGGCGAGCTGGGCTGGGCCCCCCAACTGCGGGAACTGCTCAGCTACCAGAAGACCGAGGCCGTCCTCGGCACCAAGGCCGCGCTCGCGAACCTGGTCGGCATCGCTCCTGTGGAGGATCGCGACGCCGTCGCCGCCGCCGTCATCAAGGCTGCCGGCGTCAAGAAGATCGCGCCCCTCACCCTCGGCAAGCAGCTCCCCGCCTCAGCCGTCCGCCGGCCCCCGGGCAGCACCGGCTCCGCGCACCGGGGCCGCTCGCGTTGA